One window of the Etheostoma spectabile isolate EspeVRDwgs_2016 chromosome 16, UIUC_Espe_1.0, whole genome shotgun sequence genome contains the following:
- the st6galnac4 gene encoding alpha-N-acetyl-neuraminyl-2,3-beta-galactosyl-1,3-N-acetyl-galactosaminide alpha-2,6-sialyltransferase, giving the protein MKYQEKHCWLCLLSLSLLLLFFLGHVLIRDFLSPARQSNGLRGYTRIGPGSMDQFLHMHCSQCALVSSSGQMLGAGLGEEIDKVGCVIRMNNAPTQGFEKDVGNRTSIRVVSHTSVPLLVKNESYYFQQSAGTTYVFWGPERKMRQDGTGYTFNTLLKIAKKYANVRIYTVTREKIQYCDGVFQNETGKNRMKTGAFLSTGFFTMILAIDMCDSIHVYGMIDYNYCSRANHSVVPYHYYERNRINECRMYNVHEHTRRGGHRFITEKAIYAKWATRHKMEFKHPSWSL; this is encoded by the exons ATGAAATATCAG GAAAAACACTGCTGGCTATGCCTGCTCAGCCTGAGCcttcttctgttgttttttcttggaCATGTGCTCATACGGGACTTTCTATCGCCTGCCAGGCAAAGCAACGGGCTCAGAGGCTACACGAGGATCGGCCCCGGCAGCATGGATCAG TTCCTGCACATGCACTGCAGCCAGTGTGCCTTGGTCTCCAGCTCAGGTCAGATGCTCGGAGCTGGTCTTGGAGAAGAGATAGACAAAGTCGGATGTGTGATCCGGATGAACAATGCCCCCACACAGGGCTTTGAGAAAGACGTAGGAAACCGCACCAGTATTCGGGTTGTGTCTCACACCAGCGTTCCCTTGTTGGTAAAAAATGAGAGCTATTATTTCCAGCAATCAGCAGGAACCACATATGTGTTCTGGGGTCCTGAGAGGAAGATGCGGCAAGACGGGACTGGATATACCTTCAATACTCTTCTGAAAATAGCAAAGAAGTATGCAAACGTCAGAATCTACACTGTGACCAGAGAGAAGATTCAGTACTGTGATGGTGTGTTTCAGAATGAAACTGGAAAAAACAG AATGAAGACGGGGGCGTTTCTCAGTACTGGATTCTTCACAATGATTCTGGCTATAGATATGTGTGACAGCATCCATGTCTATGGAATGATTGATTATAACTACTGCAG TCGAGCCAATCACAGTGTCGTTCCCTACCATTATTACGAGAGGAACCGAATCAATGAGTGCAGGATGTACAATGTCCACGAGCACACACGCCGTGGGGGTCATCGTTTCATCACTGAGAAGGCCATCTACGCCAAATGGGCAACACGGCACAAGATGGAGTTTAAACACCCCTCTTGGAGCCTCTAA